CTGAATGATACCTTTAAAAAACTAGAGTTTCTGAGTATGGCTAATGTGGAACTAAGTTCACTGGCACGGCTGCCCAGCTTAAATAAACTTCGGAAGGTAAGTTGGCATTAGGCATGAAAGCATCATGATTTTGATGCTGGAGTCTATTCTGTACAGTTTTTTGCCAAATGAAATGATCATTCTGCCTTTTAATTAGAAGGTTCTAAGTTTCTAGAGGTAAGAAGAAGGgttatatagaattttgaaatcaGCTGTAATATtgcttttagaaatttaaatttaataatgaaATTGCTTTATGTCATAAATTTAGATTTAACTTCTACCAAGTGTTTTTCtctaaaacaaaaaatccaaCTCTTACACAACTGGAACCAAACCTGGGTTGGAAGCCTATTATATATAGGTTTTAATATATTACTTGATGGTTGTACGTGGAAGATTGGAAATTAAAGACTTGTGACAATCTCTTGAGGCCGGAGAGAACGACaattgcttttcttctttaaattgatatattttaaaaatctttgatttttccTAAGCCTTCACCATCCTTTGTTTTCTCCCCATGCTGGATATATAGTTGGAACTTAGTGACAATATCATTTCTGGAGGCTTGGAAGTCCTGGCAGAGAAGTGTCCAAATCTTACCTACCTCAATTTGAGTGGAAACAAAATCAAAGATCTCAGTACAGTAGAAGCTCTGGTAAGTGGGAAGGTTTGTCTCTGGACTTGCTTTTTTTGGTTGAATTTTCTGAGATTTGCTTGTCTTATCTTAATGATTTCTATTTCACTCTTCTGAAACTTATGAATTTCTTGTATGTTGTCATCTAGATGATACTGGTTTATTTTCCTTTGGAGTAAAACATTCAGATAAATTTTTATATCagtcagaaatttattttattatcaacTTCAGGAGTGGACTATCtggttttaaaataagatttccagtattttcttaaattctgtcccttttccatcctttcttgaTTATCTTTTGAGTTATTTCATTATTTGCTCTTTTGTTTCCTGGtatgagggaaagaaaaggagataaagtgaaacactgaaaattgttgctctgattaaaaaaaaaaagcttacgaGGAGGTTGAAATTGTTGAAAAAAAGCTTGACTTTGAATTTAAACTAAACCATGTTATTGTTGTTGCCAATTTAATGAACAAATTCAGTCAACAAAGTATTTTGAGTGCCTTCTATAAGTAAGGCACTAAGCCAGGTGCTAGAGATAaagcagcaaacaaaacaaagttccTACTTTCCTGGAGTTTATGTACTGGGCCTCATTAAGAGAATTGGCTGTGCTTGAGGTAATAACCCTTCATTCTAATAttctaaaaattcaaaaatcattcaCTTGATATCACTTAGTATATTTTGGtttatgaatttaaaaagtaacattatattttaaatcttgaatataatttttacttttccaGCAAAATCTTAAAAATTTGAAGAGTCTTGACTTGTTTAACTGTGAGATCACAAACCTGGAAGATTATAGAGAAAGTATTTTTGAACTGCTGCAGCAAATCACATACTTAGATGGATTTGACCAGGAGGATAACGAAGCACCTGATTCAGAAGAAGAAGATGATGAGGGTAATCATTCTTAATGCTTATAAATGTGTTACAATTATAGCCTCCACTCTAGCTAGCAGATTAGATTGGGTGTGGATATTTAggtgtagaaaaaaaaatgttagtaagacaagaaaaatttaaaaacccacaGCTCTAGTCCTGTATTCTGTCAGATTTCTAATAGCTTTGGGGACTTTAATGATTATTATAATATCAAGCTCCATGAAATTTTATATCTGTATAAActtgtgtaaccaccacccagTAAAAATGGCAACTTTTAAaatagtacttaaaaaaaaaaacccattcatCACAGTATTATCCATAAAAGTCACGAAGTAGAAACAACCCTATGTCTAGCAACTGATGAACAAAATGTGCTatatcatataatggaatattatttagccataaaaaggaagtactgatacatgctacagtatGAGTGAACGTTGAAAActtattgctaagtgaaagaagccagatgcaaaaagccacatattgtatgacaccatttatatgaaatgtccagaagaggcgaatttatagagacagaaaatagattaatgGTTGCCAAGGCTGTGGGAGAAAATAGTAAGTGACTGCTCATGGatatgggttttttttgggggtggggtgcgggGGAGAGgatgtgatggaaatgttctctagaacatttgtatgtatatttttagatAAATGGACGACTGATAGATCAGATGACAGAATAGCTGTTGTTAGTAATGGGACACTGTTACTATTGGttgaaaagtttttgttttttttttttttactttttttattgagttgtagttattttacaatgttttttgaaatcccagtgtagagcacaatttttcagttatacgtgaacatacacatattcattgtcacagaaAAGTTTTTTGCTTGTAAGAAGAAATTTGGTGGATAAATAATGTTATAAAATGATGGAATGATGGACAGGCAGGTTTTGAAGTGTCCATGAAGTACAACAAACTTTAGTACGTATAATGTTTTATGAAAATGTATACATTAGGAAAATTTCAATATTTAGAAACCATGTTTTTCAAGTAGTAAATGTGGatattctaaaagaaaaatcttaaaaaaaaaaagtcaccctgAGATACTTCCTACCAATTGACTTTAAAGTTTAAGGGGCCAGGGTAAAAAGGATCAGCATACTAGTGAGAAACATTTGCCCAGTCATTTGCtcgtcttttaaaatatttttaaagatggagatgaagatgaggaagatgaagaggaagaTGAAGCTGGTCCACCTGAAGGAtatgaggaagaagaggaagaagaagaggaggaagaagatgaggatgaggatgaaGATGAAGCAGGCTCAGAATTaggagagggagaagaggaggtggGCCTCTCATACTtaatgaaagaagaaattcaGGTGAATAGACCTTCTCACATGCACTGAAAATTAATTATTTAGGCATAGGGTTAAGTAGTACAAAAAGTAAGTTGTGTAGAAATCTGAGAGTTGTTTGTGTATGTCTGCCTGCCTTTTTTCCCACTGCCCCCCCAGTTCATACTATATCCAGATGATCAAATACCTGCTGATTTTACCTCCCAGATATCTTTCAAATCCATTCTGCCCTCAGCAGCATGGTAAGGTGGAAACATTTTACAGatgtttctgagcctcagtttctgcatttaTAAAACTGAGTTTATACCAACCTCATATAGTTGttttaaggatttaaaaaaatcatgtatgTAAAGTATCTAGTTGCTGGCACGTTGTAGACCCCCAGGAAAACTCTCTTTTCCCCTAAttatttcttatgtttttctaatagttttctgCGTGGTCTCTCTGAGAACAGTGTCACCACTTAGGTGTGTCCTCCACAGTGCTTGCCTGCGTAGTCTGAATGCAAATGGGGTATCACTAGCCTGCTTGAAACCCTTTGTTTCCCTGTTGTCACCAAGACATGCGAGGCCTTTCATTATCTagcctcagcttccttctctAGCTTCATCTCCCTCAATACCCAATTAAATCATCATACAAAGCTGTAATTGCCTATCTCTATATACATTGTTTAATCTATCTGAAATGGCTTTTCTACCCATGCCCCCTGatgaactttattttcttttttcctcaggtAAACATAAATATAGTAAAGCATGTAAAGTGCACTGATTTTATGTACAAGTCcatgaaattttatatatgtacatactctTGTAACTACCACTCAGATCATGCCTCGTGACTCAACTCTGGAGTTGCCTCATTATTGAAGCTTTCTataattttctataattttcCATAGACAATCACTCTTTCCTCTGTTACCTTTGAACCTTGATTAGGTGTCTGTTGCTTATAGACACTTTTGTAAAAACTTGTTTATTTGGCCACTTTGTACTAGAAAGCTCCTTCAGGGGAGGTCCGTTCATCTTGGTATCTCAGTATGTAGTACACTGACTAGGACATAGTAGGTTCATGGGAAATGTCAATTGACTTGAACAAATGATCTTTAGCCCCTGCGAGTTTAGATAAGTTATTTTCTCCTAATGTTAAATTATTGAGTTTTGTTTTCATAATTCATAATTTGAAGTAATATTATTAAAAAGGTATCTTATTTGGACTAGAAATTGTTAGTCTTATTTATTCTAATAACTTCTACATTGGTTAGATAGACAGTATCACTgattaatgatttttctctgatactatatttttattttttattgaagtatagtcagtttataatattaatttttggtatacagcatggtgattcagatatatatatatattatatatatatatatataatatatatataatatatatattccttttcatagtctttttcattattggctaTTACAaggcatagttccctgtgctatacagtaggaccttgttgtttatctattttatgtgtagcaGTTATATGAtaccatttaaaatatgaaactagTATAGGAAAAAATGGGACTTATGGGAGGGTAtatcaagtggtagagtgcatgcttagcatgcatgatgtcctgggtttaatccccagtaccctctctaaaaataaataaacctaattaccttccccactcccatcaaaataaaattatacaaaattttaaaaaatttaaaaaaaatgagacaaacttGTTTGGGGGCCTTAGTGAGTTGGGAGCTTTATAATAACGAAGAACAGaacttttaagtattttaagtatTCATGGAGAAAGGCAACCTATTCATTTTACATCGGCATACAACTTGAATATTTTCCTCAAAGTTTTAATTAGTAAAATAATAGACTTGTTATTTTGCagttgactttttattttctttgccaataATTCCTCTTTAAGTCTAAATAGtattaagtaatttaaaaatgactttgcGCTAACTGCAAATGTTTATGTTTCAAATTTAATCATTTCATTGAATATTGGGAAATATTAACTAAAATTGACGTGGTCAAGTATAGAGCAAACATCTCTGAGTTATTGCATACAACATTAAGTCAGTGTGGTACCCAGTAACAGGGACCAGAAGTTTTCAATCGTGATGAGATAATTtggatagttttaaaaattaaatcttatttttagCAGCTAAGAGCCAGAGAAGCTTCAGAGACTATATAagattcaaaaaagaaattagaaggaAATAGAAATGATATTTGATTAGCTGTTTTGAGTCTTATCTCTTTCAATTGCTCTTCAGAGGTAaggagttaatatttataaagaaggACTTTATGTATTTGTagtatatttcattaaaaatgggGATGGAGGCTTTAGAAGAATTGGGAATTTTGGTGTCCTTGTATTATTCATAGTACAAATGGGGAAACATTTTATTTCCCACTGATTAGGAAAAGACCGTAGTCTTTACAGAGCACGTCTCTTGGTGATCCAAcagatgatattaaaaaaaaaaggcataaaaccATGAGTCAATTAATcatgttttgtttaaaaacaaaatccagagAAGTAATTTGCTTTTGAGACTTGGGCTTTTCTAAATTATCATGGAATAAGTGTGATTAGTATTttgagtggtttaaaaaaaaacagtaaatatttaaatatcctCATCATTCCTTGCAGCTTTGAGATgtttaaaatgtccttttctttctcattcttttcctctccctctctcctttaccccctttctcttcctttctttcctttcctttagtgTGAGCCTGCACGTTCTCCTGACTTTTACTATAATTCCTTAGTTTATTTGCTGCCACATCTATTGTTTGTACTGCTTATAGCTTGGGTGTTCTGGTCTAAAATGCTTTAGTGTTTGAATTGACTGTATGAGAGTAATTTCTAATATAATACGCAATTTAGTGTTCAAGCTAAATGCTGGAAAAATAGGTTCTGTACTGTATTTCTAGACACAGGGCTGTAGATACTGTGAAAAGGGTGGGTTATCAGAGTTTTTCCTAACTACCCAGAGGTTCTTGACATTTGCCAATTAAACTGGTTTTAAGGAGCAGTAAACTTTTGTGGGATTGGAGGGAAGACCCTAGATGGGTTCCATTTTTTTCAAACGTAGAAGAACTCAACCGTTTGGAATACAACTAAGCACACGACAGTGTGTAAAAGGTCTCTGGATAGCTGAAGTATAAGGAACAAAAGACATTTTCTTTGTAGGAGAGTGTTCAGCTGTTATTCTAAaccaattttctcttttatattctgttctctggTAAGCTTGTTGATCTATTTTCTGAATCCATAGCAGATTAAAATTGGAATAATAACTGACAGTAAAAGAGAAGGCATAAAAACTAGGAAAAGATACAGTAGAGGCCaaggtcattttaaaaatgagaaaagcaccTTACATATATTGGTAGGCTTTGAGGGAATTGGCATGTACTAATTAGTGTAGTGTTCATGATCAAAATGGGGATTATGAGAACTCAAGAAAGAGGTTTTGCTAGGTTATAATGGTAGAAGTGTGCAGTGCACTTTAGAGATTTTATCCCAAttggctaaagaagaaaaatggttATGATGTTTCAAGGCTATGTTTAAATCTTAGCTGTCTAGAACAACTCATTCCACAAGAGTTGTAGATCAAGTTTTATTGTGGTTTTTACTGACATTTGCTGTTTTGATGTGTAGATTTTTTGATGTAGAAGGAACTTAGAGATCCTTCTAGATGAATACTTTCTTTCATTGATTGGAAAAAGTCCAGAGAGATTGACTTATTCAACCCATATAACTGTGTAGGGGCTAAGATTCAGGTAATTTCTTCCTTAATCTATAAAACAGAAGACTGTCTTTGAAACAGTCAAATGTACTCTGTTCATTAGCCACTGGgaacatttgtttatttaaattaaaataaaacaaaattaaaattcagttcctcatttGCACTggtcacatttcaaatgctcagtagccacgtgtggctagtggTTACTGCATTGGACAGCACAGATGCAAAACATTTTCATCGTTGCAGAAAGTTCTTTTGAACATTGCTGGTCTcagatataatttattttcataaagtaACTAAATTtagttgggtttttaaaaaagacctATATAAGTTAGGCAGAGGttgtcagaacacagaatgaccATAATTTTTTGCTCTTgttagaatgtattatcaaataGTGAAAAGTCCAAGTCATAGCTTATCTATTCTCAAACTGAATATTTGAATTTCAAGGATGAAGAAGATGATGATGACTATGTTGAagagggagaagaagaagaagaggagggtgAGTTACATGCCCCATTTAAAAATCCtaaagttaaagttaaagttaTTATTCATGGATTTTAAAGAATGAGTCTATAATTCAAATCATTACTGACCACTTTGATTTTTGTAACATATCATAGAATGCCTTGAGGGTATAAAACCTTTTTTAAGGAGGAATTTTCTTGGGCATTCATTAATtccatttaaatggaaaaaacagcttataacatttattttcaaaataggaATGAAGAGAGAATGAAACTATGAgctcaatttattatttttttagggcCCTTCATTTTGCAGAGGGTGAAACCTTATTTATAAGAGAAGAACAGTTGAAATTCAGATAAtgtcttttttagatttttctctctggTTCTCTTTACCTAagtctttcaaaataaatttaaaaattcactaaTAATTCCATTAATGTCATGCCGTTTCCTGATCTGTACTTCATGATTTGGCCACAAGGGTGCATAGCAAGCTGTCATTTTACATGGATTTCTAAATCTATTGAGGctgtttcaatactgaaattGAAAGTAATGCAGAGAGGAGACTTAACTATAATTTTCTTATGCCATGAACTTATCACTAGATACATTCAACACTTTGTGGCTTAACAAATATTCACTTGTTAAATACTGTAtagttttccctttctctttcagaaGAAGAAGGTCTtcgaggagaaaagaggaaacgAGATGCTGAAGATGATGGAGAGGAAGAAGATGACTAGATCATTCTAAGACCAGATTCTCTAATGTTCCTGGGTGTGCAATAGAGTGATCACATCTTTGTTTCCTCATGTATGATAGCTATCCCTACAGAAGATAACGTGTAACTTTTTATAGGAAAAGTGTGGTTTTACTATTTTTGCCTTATCATTCCAAATAAGATTAACTAGTATGTTAATGATCATATTGTATGTAGAGAAAAATTTTCATTGACCCCATTGTGAAATTCCCTAGCAATTTATTTAGAATCttaatttttctaattgaagCTCACTGTATTAGTCATTTTTAGCATAATTAAAACATGATCGCTTTTACACAGGTGTAGTATGGTGCATTTCATTCATAAggttttaaagttatttataaaTTAACTGAAATCACAGTTGGCTGGAATCTGAAATGAAAATAGTTTCTTGAATGATaagttggttggttgtttttttagAGGTGACCCAGAGATCTTTAGTTTGAAggcaataactttttttttttttttttagctgagaGTATTTGGGTGCTTTTGTCACAAGAGTAGCTTCAGAGGTAGGAGTAGAATAGTGAAGATTCTATTCAACAATGTAGCTCATGGCTTTTGTGGAGGCTTCTGAAACCTTTTAAGCCAGGTGACTAGCAGTTTAGTTTTGAAGGAAAAATTGCTTATACTGAGTTGAGAGACATGCAGGTGAGTCCTTtcttctttaagctgaagatcATGACATGCCAGCAGTTGTCTGTTTTTAAGTGTGCATTCTTCGTTTTCCTCTCAGTGATCCCTTTATGATCACCTCCCTTTCTTGTTTcacccccttccctcttctcAAAAAAAGAGTTGGGAAACTTTTGGATACCCAGGACAACTTTGTCTTATACCTCAACCGCCTTCTCAGACTTGTCTTCAGTTTTAAACAAGCTAAGTGGAAGAAATGGAGTATTTTCTGAGATATGAATATTATTATCAATACAGCTTTATGCAACAGACTCTGCTTACTGTAAATCTTTCTTGGTTGACAAGATGTACAGACTGTATTAGTAGGATGAAGCAAGAAAAGCAGAGGAGGCTCTTGAAAGCAGCATTAGTATTCCTCAAAAGTCAGAACAATTGCCTGTTCATAATTAATTCAAGTCAGATTAGCTTCCCAAATGATTTAGATACCACTCTGGgagtatttctaatttttctgagTAGAACCTTCAATTATTCTTTATAGTTTTAAAGCATTACCAGATAATAGCATTTAATTGGAATATACGGGACagttgaaaaatatttgaaactgtATCAATATTAAAATTGAGGTTTGTTTTCAAGTGGATGTCTGTCAGAAGTAGGAAAAACATTTGGGATAAGTGAGTGTATATTTCCTTTTATGGCTACTAAATATAATACAATGAATAGACAAGTACCTCTCCCTTTTTTGTTGTGGAGGCTCCATGTTCAAGGCAATTGCTTTTTTAATCTTGGCCATCTAaaattttcccctttgttttgaatatttgtaagtttttaaaaagttagtatCAACAAATGAATTGATGTTACACTTCTATACTGGGACACATTTAAATTACTGAGTATAGTACTgcttttttagtttaaaatgtatagcttggggttttaaagtaaaaatgatgaAATTATTTGTGGATAAACTAAAAGAGCTGCATAAATGACTGAAATAAAACTGTTGGGATAAGTCTAGTGGGGGGATTGGAATTTCCAAAAGGCTAACATTTTACTCCTTTTTTACAATTATAATGCCCTGTTTTAGTCTCTAAGAATTCTCATTGCAATGCCAGATTATcaaatacttatttaaaaattaaatctatatATTGACTTTCTTATCAATCATCTTACTGTACAATCAGAATTAGAGTTCTTTGGTTTGAAAACAAAACTTAGAGCCTCCAAATAACTTTTTAAGACTTATTTAGCTTTGTGGGTGGTATTTTCATGCAAATAAATAAAGGTGGGGTTTTATATTTTGTAGAAGTTTTTGGTCCTATTTTAATGCTCTTTGTATGGCAGTATGTAT
The sequence above is a segment of the Vicugna pacos chromosome 21, VicPac4, whole genome shotgun sequence genome. Coding sequences within it:
- the ANP32E gene encoding acidic leucine-rich nuclear phosphoprotein 32 family member E isoform X3 → MKGNKVTELVLDNCLCVNGEIEGLNDTFKKLEFLSMANVELSSLARLPSLNKLRKLELSDNIISGGLEVLAEKCPNLTYLNLSGNKIKDLSTVEALQNLKNLKSLDLFNCEITNLEDYRESIFELLQQITYLDGFDQEDNEAPDSEEEDDEDGDEDEEDEEEDEAGPPEGYEEEEEEEEEEEDEDEDEDEAGSELGEGEEEVGLSYLMKEEIQDEEDDDDYVEEGEEEEEEEEEGLRGEKRKRDAEDDGEEEDD
- the ANP32E gene encoding acidic leucine-rich nuclear phosphoprotein 32 family member E isoform X1; this encodes MEMKKRINLELRDRAPEEVTELVLDNCLCVNGEIEGLNDTFKKLEFLSMANVELSSLARLPSLNKLRKLELSDNIISGGLEVLAEKCPNLTYLNLSGNKIKDLSTVEALQNLKNLKSLDLFNCEITNLEDYRESIFELLQQITYLDGFDQEDNEAPDSEEEDDEDGDEDEEDEEEDEAGPPEGYEEEEEEEEEEEDEDEDEDEAGSELGEGEEEVGLSYLMKEEIQDEEDDDDYVEEGEEEEEEEEEGLRGEKRKRDAEDDGEEEDD
- the ANP32E gene encoding acidic leucine-rich nuclear phosphoprotein 32 family member E isoform X2 → MYTLVLRVVFMKVTELVLDNCLCVNGEIEGLNDTFKKLEFLSMANVELSSLARLPSLNKLRKLELSDNIISGGLEVLAEKCPNLTYLNLSGNKIKDLSTVEALQNLKNLKSLDLFNCEITNLEDYRESIFELLQQITYLDGFDQEDNEAPDSEEEDDEDGDEDEEDEEEDEAGPPEGYEEEEEEEEEEEDEDEDEDEAGSELGEGEEEVGLSYLMKEEIQDEEDDDDYVEEGEEEEEEEEEGLRGEKRKRDAEDDGEEEDD